The window CACGCCCTCCAGGCGCTCGTCGGCCAGCCCCAGGCGCGCGGCGATGGCCACGGCCAGGCGCGCCACGCGCTGCTGGTGTCCGGCGGTGTAGGGGTCGCGCTTCTCCGAGGTCAGCACCAGGGCCTGCACCGTGGCCTCCACGGTCTGGCGCAGGCGGTCCACGGTGCTGCGCAGGCGGGCCATGGTCTCCCTGCGCCCGGAGATGTCGCGGAAGGCCATGACCACGCCCTGGGCCTCGCCGCCCTCGTCCGCCACCAGGCAGGCGGTCATGTCCACGGGCAGCTCCCCGGCCGGGGCGCGCAGCACCAGGCCCTCGGCATGCAGCGGGCAGCCGCCTTCCAGGACGCGGGGCAAAAGGTCCACAGGCTGGCCGCCCTCCTCGCGCAAGGGCAGCACCCGGGCCAGGGGCCGGTGCCGGGCCTCGTCCAGCCCCAGCCCGAGCACCCGCCCGGCCACGGCGTTCAGGTAGTTCACCTGGCCCCGGGCGTCGGTGGCCACGATGCCCTCGCCCACGCTGTCCAGGGTCGTCTCCAGCCACTTGCGCTCCTTGCGGCGGCGCTGCTCGTTGGAATGCTTGTAGTGGGCCATTTCGATGGCCGTGTGCACCTCGCGGTCGTCGAAGGGCTTGATGACGTAGCCGAAGGGCTGGGTGGCCTTGGCGCGTTGCAGGGTTTCCTCGTCGGCGTAGGCCGTGACGAAAATCACCGGGATGTCGCAGCTCTGGGCGATGGCTCCGGCGGCCTGCACGCCGTCCATGGCCCCGGCGAGCATGATGTCCATGAGCACCACGTCGGGGCGCAGGCGCCGGGCGGCCTCCACGGCGCCCTCGCCCGTGGGCACCACGTCGGCCACGGAATACCCGAGGTTGGTCAGCCGGTGGCGGATGTCCATGGCCACGATGGTCTCGTCCTCAACCACGAGAATGGTGGGCTTGGGGGTCACTGGGGGCTGGTCCTTCCGCCCGGTGGTTCGGGCCGCCCGTCCAGGCAGGCGGCCAGTGCCTGCCCGAGGTCGGGCAGCACGAAGTGGTAGCCTCCGGCGTCCAGGCGCAGGGGGGCGGCGCGCTGGCTGGCCAGGACGGTTTCACGGGCCATTTCGGCCCCCAGCAGCAGGGCCAGCACCGGCGAGGGCACCGCCAGCCACGAGGGGCGGCCCATGGCCTTGCCGAGTTCCCGGCAGAACCCGGCCATGGTCGCGGCCTTCGGAGCGCACAGATTGTAGGGCCCACTGGCGCTGGCGTCGTCGAGCAGCCAGAGCACGGCGCCCACCACGTCGGCCAGGTGGACCCAGGGCAGCCACTGGCCGCCGCCGCCCAGGGGGCCGCCCAAAAACAGGCGAAAGGCCGGAAGCATCCGGGCCAGCATGCCGCCGCCCGGGCCCAGCACCAGCCCGGTGCGGATGACCACGCGGCGCGTGCCCAGGCCTTCCACCGCCTCGCTGGACGCCTCCCACTGGCGGCAGACCTCGGCCAGGAACCCCGGCCCGCAGGGGCGGCTCTCGCCGAGCACGTCGCCGCTGCGCGAGGCCCGGGGGCCGTAGTAGCCCACGGCGGAGCCCTGGACGACCACGGCGGGCGGCGCCTCGGCCATGCTCGCGGCCTCGGCCACAGCCCGGCCCGCCAGCACGCGGCTCTCCAGGATGCGCGCCTTGCGCGCGAAGGTCCAGCGGCCCGCCGCGATGGGCTCGCCCGCAAGGTTGACCACTGCGCACGGCCTGGGCCCGGCCAGCAGCCGCGCCAGGGGCTCGGGGTCGCGCCCGTTCCAGGCCACGGCGGCCACGGCGGGGCCCAGCAGGGCCCGGGCCCGCGCGGGATCGCGCGTGGGCACGCCCACGGCGTCGCCCCGCGCCACAAGCGCGCCGACCAGCGTCCGGCCTATGAAACCCGTTCCGCCCGTGACCACCACGCGCATCGAAGTCCTCCGTCCGGCGGCCCGGGGCGCCCGGGGCGCCCAAGGGTTCACCAGTATCGGCAAGCATACAAAAAGACGCCAGACAAGGAAAGGCGAAAGAGGAAAAAGACACGCGCGGAAAGGAAATTTGCCCGCACGGACGCCGGGCGCCCCGTGGGCTCAGGCCGTGGGCAGCTCCACCACCAGCACCGAGCCCCGGGGCGAGTTGGGCACGGCGCGCACGTAGCCGTGGTGGTCGCTGACGATGGAACGCACGATGGTCAGCCCCAGGCCGGTGCCCCCGCGCTTGCGCGAGAAGTAGGGCTCGAAGAGCCGGGAGCGCTCCTCCTGGGTCAGGCCCGGGCCGTTGTCGCGGAACTCCACGCGCACCCAGCCGGAAACGCCGTCGTGGGTGACCACGGCGTCCACCTGCCCGCCGGGCTGCCCGGCCAGGGCCTCGGCGGCGTTGGTCAGGATGTTCAGGAACACGCGGCGCAGGCCCTGGGGGTCCATCTTGATGGGCGGCAGTCCCTCGGGGCAGCGCAGGGACCAGCCGATGTCGCTGTGGCTGTTCTGGAAGGTGCTGACCACCTCTTCGAGCAGCGGGGCCAGCTGGCCCGGGCGCAGCTTGGCCTCGGGCAGCTTGGCGAAGGCCGAGAACTCGGTGACCATCTGTTGCAGATGCTCCACCTGGCGCACGATGAGCCCCGTGCACTGCGTGAACACCGGGTCGTCGATCTCGGGGCCGAACTTGCGCTCGATGCGCTGGGCCGAGAGCTTGATGGGCGTGAGCGGGTTCTTGATCTCGTGGGCGATGCGCCGGGCGACCTCGCGCCAGGCGGCCACGCGCTGCATCTTCTCCAGCTCGGTGATATCCTCGAACACGGCCACCAGCCCGGCGTCCTTGCCCTCGCTGGTGCGCAGGGTCACGCAGTTGACCAGCAGCTTGAGGTCGCGGCTGCCCAGGGTCAGCTCGATCTGGCGCTGCCACTGCGAGCCCGGGCTTTCCATGAACTGCTCGAAGATCTCGCGCAGCATGCCCAGGTATTCGCCGTGCAACAGCTCCAGGGGCCTGCGCCCGTGCATGGCCTTGCCGTCCAGGCCGAGCATGTCCTCGGCGGCCTTGTTCACGGTGCTGATGCGCCCGTCGCTGTCCAGGGAGATGACCCCGGCGGTGATGTTGTCCAAAAGGGCTTCGATGTAGCGGCCCCACTGCTCCAGCTCGCGGTTCTGCTGGTTCAGGCGCAGGTTGGCCTCGGTCAGCCCGGCGCGGCTCTGTTGCAGGTCGCGGGCCATCTGGTTGAAGCTCTGGACCAGGAAGCCCAGCTCGTCGCTGGACTGGTCCTCCAGGCGCACGGAAAGGTCGCCCCGGGCCACGCGCTGGGTGCCCTCGGCCAGGGCCTGCACCGGGGCCGAAAGCTCCTTGGCCAGGCGCATGCCGAACCAGATGGCGCCCATGACGATGAGCAGGGTGACCACGGCCAAAAGCACGTACAGCGCCAGCTTCCACTGGTGCTTCATGGTGCGTATCTGCTTGTATTCGCTGACCCCGCGTACGATGTGGTCCAGCTTGTAGAGCAGCCCGTGGCCGATGGTCTCGCCCAGCACGAGGTAGCCGCTGGCCCCGTCGTTCACGGGCAGCACGCCGATGACCATGTCCGCCCCCGGGCCGGGGCGGATGGTGGACCAGAATTCCGGGCGCTCGCGCAGGCCGTCCCAGTCCACGCGCTGCTTGATTTCGGGCCAGACCGTGGCCCACGGGCCCCCGGCGTGCCAGTCGCGCTCGCGGCGGTCGGGCCCCAGCACGCCCACCAGCCCCAGGTCGTATTCCGTGCGCTTCTCGGCCAGGTAGGCGCCCATGGCCTTGCTACCCCAGGCCATGTGCCCGTCGCGGATGCTCTGGCTCAGGTGCCCGGCGCGGCGCTCCAGGCGCTCCTGGGACGAGGCGTAGAAGGCCTGGCCGACCTCCAGGGCCTGGTCCAGCGATTCCTCCACCTGGGTCTTGAACCAGAAGTCCACCGAAGTCTGCACGAACAGGGCGCCCAGGCCGAACATGAGCACCGTGGGCACGATGGACAGGGCCAGGAAGGAAATGACCAGGCGCGTGCGCAGCTTGGAGCCGAGCACCTTGCGGCGGCGCTCCAGCACCAGCTTGACCACGTTGCGCATGACCACGAACAGGACCACGCACAACAAGATGACGTTGATGTTGAACAGGGCCAGGAAGACCAGGGAGCTGATCTCGCCGAAGTACTTGAGCTCCACCCCGGTGAGCACGATGACCACGACCAGCAGCGCCAGGGCCAGCATGATCTCGCGCTGGCGGCGCTTGCGTTCCCGGGCCGTGCCCACGCTGACCTTTATGGAGTCGGTGGAAGCCACTGCGCCCGCCCTAGTAGTTGAATTCGAGCTGGTAGCTCACCGGCTTGTAGAGATCAAACGACATGAAGAAGACCACATAGCGCATCCAGACCGGCACTTCCAGGCGGCCCATGGAGATTTCCAGGCGCAACCGGTACTGGTGGCCGGGCAGCAGGCTTTCCCAGGGGCCCAGGTCCATGGCCAGGCGGCCCCAGCCCTTGTCCAGCAGGGCCGCGAGGTTCTTGTCGCGCAGGGGGCGGGGATCGCCGGGGATCTCGAGGATGTAGTCGTTGGCCAGGGCGTCCTTGCGCAGCGGGCTGACCAGGGTGGCTTCGGCCACGTTGGTGTCGGCCCACAGGCTCTTGCGGCGGTAGATCGTGGCCTGGCATTTGAGGCCCACGGTGGTTCCGGCGGCAAGTTCCTGCTCCAGGCCCTCGATGTCGGGCAGGCTGACGCCAAAGCGCACGGTGATGTCCCCGGCGTGGTTGTCCAGGGTCAGGTTGCCCAGATCCAGGGCGCCGTCGGCGGCCCGGGCAACGGGGCAACCCAGGGCGGCCACGGCCAGCGCAAGCGCGAAGAACAGGCGCGCCAGGGCGCGCCATGCCGAAAGGGGGGAGTGGGCCGCGTAACGGAGCAACGTGGTTCCGATGCCTTGTCTTTCTCCTGCGCCGCCGGGGGCCTGGGAGGCCGGGTTGCGCTGGCGGGCGTTTCCTGACAAGTAAACCAAGGCCCGCGCCTTGGCAACCTGCGGGCGCACATCCGGGCCGGGAGGCAGCGTGCGGCGCATCCGTTTCATCTGGGTCGGCAAACTGCGCAGGGGCTGGTGGCAGGACGCCGCCGGGCTCTACCTGGGGCGCATCCAGCCCCTGACGCCCTGCGAGGAAATCGTCATCAAAGACGCCCCGGCGCAGCTGACCCCCGAGGCCAAGAAAGCCTGGGAAGGCGCGAAGATCCTGGAAAAACTCGGCCCACAGGACCACGCCGTGGCCCTGGACGAGGGCGGGCGGACCATGACCTCCGCCGCCCTGGCCAAACGGCTCACGGCCTGGACCGACGACCCGGCCAGCGCGCCGTGCTTCATTGTCGGCGGGGCCTTCGGGCTGGCGCCCGAGGTGCTGGCGGCCTGCCGCGAGCGCCTGTCCCTGTCGCCCATGACCTTCCCCCACGAGCTGGCCCGGGTGATCCTGCTCGAGCAGGTCTACCGCGCCCTGGCCATCGCCCGGGGCCTGCCCTACCACCACGCCTGACCCGCGCCCCGCGCGGCCCGAGGAACACCGCACATGGCACTGACCGACCTGGCCTACCTGGAAAAAATCGAGGCCTTCATGACCTCGGGCGACATGGCTTTCGAGTTCGACAACGGCGACGAGACCCGGCGCCTGGAGATCCTGGAATTCCTGGAACGGCTCATGGACCTGGGCGAACTGGCCGACGCCCAGGCCACGCGGCTGATCTTCAAGGACGGCTACATGGACATGCTCTCGGGCGACAGCGCCCAGAAATAGCGCTGCCCGGCGCCCGAGGCATAGGCCGCCCGCCCGCGCAGGGCCCAGCCCGGGGGCAGGTCCGCCGCGTCCGGGGCGTCCTGGTTGGCCATGACCACGCACAGCCCGCCCGGGGCGAGCATGGGCCGCACGAAGGCCACAAGCTCGCGCCACGGCATGAAGGCCCGGCTGAGCACCAGGTCCGCAGGCAGGTCCGCCCCGGGCAGGTCCTGGGCGCGGCAGGCGCGGACCTCGGTGCGCTCCAGGCCCATGCGCGCCAGGGCCGTGCGCATGAAGGCCACGCGCTTGTGGCGCGGCTCCACCAGCAGGTAGCGCCCCGGGGGCCAGAACGCGCGCAGCGGCAGCCCCGGCAGCCCGGCGCCCGCGCCCAGGTCCAGGCTGCGCGGCGCCTCGGGCAGGCCCAGGGTGGCCAGGAAATCCGCCAGATGCCAGGAGTCGGCCACCAGGTTGGCCAGGGCGTCCTGCCAGTCGCGCGCGCTGACGAGGTTCACGGCGTCCTTCCACTTCATGAGCGCCGCGAGGTAGGCCGCCAGGGCCCCGGCCTGGGGCGCGGCCAGCTCGCGGCCCAGTTCCCGGGCCAGGGAGGCGACTTCGCCAGGGCTGGGCATTCCCGTCATTCTCCTTTATAAGTGGGCGGACCGGCGGCCCCGGGAACCCCGGGCCTCCCGGGAATTCTTGACAGGGCCGCCCCCGCCGGGCTACCCCGCCGGGCACACGCCAAAGCGGCACCGGGCGGGCGCCGTCCCGGTCCTGATACTGGAGGAACGACCATGAATGCAACCACCCCGCTGGTGGCCGTGAATTTTCCCGGCCAGGGCTCGCAGGTCAAGGACATGGGCCGCGACCTGGCCGAGGCCGACGACCGCTACATGTACTACTGGACCCTGGCCGAGAACGTCAGCCGCCAGCCCCTGCGCGAAATCTACTGGGGCGGCGACGACCACGACATGGCCGACACCCGCGCCCTGCAACCGGCGCTGACCGTGGCCGCCCTGACCCTGTGGATGCACGCCGCAGAGCGCGCGCAGGCCCACTGCTTCGGCGGGCACAGCCTGGGCGAGTATCCGGCCCTGGCCGCCGCCGGGGCGCTGTCCGTGGAGGAGGCCCTGGAGCTGGTCTCCCTGCGCGGGGCGCTCATGGCCGAGGCAGGCGGGCCGGACCAGGGCATGACCGCCCTGCTCAAGCTCGGCCAGGACGACGCCGAGGCCATCGCCGCCCAGGCCCGCGAGGCCACAGGGCGCGAACTGCTGGTGGCCAACTACAACACCCCGGGCCAGTTCGTGCTCTCGGGGCACAAGGCCGCCCTGGAGGCCGCCGCCGCCCTGGCCAAGGAGCGCAAGGGCCGGGCCATCCCCCTGCCCGTGTCCGGCGCCTTCCACAGCCCGCTCATCGCCGAGGCCGCCGCCGAGCTGGAAAAGCGCCTGGCCAGGGCCGACTGGCGCCGCCCCAAGGCCCCGGTGTTCCTCAACGTCACCGCCGACGCCCAGGCCGACCCCGGGGCCATCGCCGCGGCCATGGCCCGCCAGATGACCTCGCCGGTGCGCTGGATCGAGATCAACCGCAACCAGTACGCCATGGGCGCGCGCACCTTCTACGAGCCCGGGCCCAAGGGCGTTTTGACCAAGATGCTCGGCCAGAACCTGGACGGCCTGCCCGCCGACTGGACGGGCCACAGCCTGGACACCATGGCCGCCGTGGACGAGCTGCCCGCCGGGCAGGACTAACCAGCACCCCGCGCCGCCCGCGCGGCGAAAGAGACACCACAGACAATGCGCGCACACGATACCCTGCACTCGCTGCTTCTTGCCTGCGTCACGGACATGGGCCTGGCCCTGCCCGACAAGCTGACCATCGAGCCGCCCAAGGACGAACGCCACGGCGACCTGGCCACCAACGTGGCCATGGTCCTGGCCAAGCAGGCCGGGCGCCCCCCGCGCGAGCTGGCCCAGGCCCTGGCGGACGCCATCGCCGCCCGCTCGACGGACATCGCCCGGGTGGACATCGCCGGGCCCGGCTTTCTGAACGTGACCTTCACCCCGGCCTTCTGGCAGGCCACCGTGGCCCAGGCCCTGGCCGCCGAGGCCGCCTACGGCCGCACCGACACGGGCCAGGGCCGCCGCGTGCAGGTGGAATACGTGTCGGCCAACCCCACCGGGCCGCTGCACATCGGCCACGGGCGCGGCGCCGCCGTGGGCGACAGCCTGGCGCGCGTGCTGCGCGCGGCGGGCTACGACACCCAGACCGAATACTACATCAACGACGCCGGGCGGCAGATGCTCATCCTCGGCCAGAGCGTGTGGTACCGCATGCAGGCCCTGCTGGGCCGCGAGGTGCCCGAGCCCGGCGACTACTACCGCGGCGACTACATCATCGACATCGCCCGCGAGCTGCTGGAAGAAAAGGGCCGCCCCTTCTTCGAGGCCGCCAGCGAGGACCAGGCCGTGGACGCCTGCCGCGAGAAGGCCATGGCCGACATCCTGGCGGGCATCCGCAAGGATCTGGAAGACTTCGGCGTGGAGCACCAGGTGTGGTTCTCCGAGCGCAGCCTGCTTGAGCGCGGCGCCGTGGACCGCGCCTTCGAGCGCATGCGCGCGCGCGGGCTGGCCTACGACCAGGACGGCGCCTTCTGGTTCCGCTCCACGCAGTACGCCGACGACAAGGACCGCGTGCTGCGCAAGTCCGACGGCCTGCTGACCTATTTCGCCTCGGACATCGCCTACCACGACGACAAGTACGAGCGCGGCTTCGACATGGTGGTGGACATCTGGGGCGCCGACCACCACGGCTACGTGCCGCGCATGAAGGCCGCCGTGCAGGCCCTGGGCCGGGGGGCCGACGACCTCCAGGTCATCCTGGTGCAGCTGGTGAACCTCTTGCGCGGCGGGGAGCAGGTGGCCATGTCCACCCGCGCCGGAGAGTTCGAGACCCTGGCCGACGTGGTCCGCGAGGTGGGCGCCGACGCGGCGCGCTTCATGTTCCTGTCGCGCAAGAGCGACAGCCCCCTGGACTTCGACCTGGAGCTGGTCAAGCAGCAGTCCATGGACAACCCCGTGTACTACGTGCAGTACGCCCACGCGCGCATCCACTCCATCCTGCGCAAGGCCGCCGAGCGTGGCGTGGACGCGGGCGAGCCCTCGGCAGCGGCCCTGGCGCCGCTCGCCGCCGCCGAGGACCTGCGCCTGGCCAAGCTCGTGGAGCAGTTCCCCGACACGGTGGCGGCGGCGGCGGCCAATCTCGCCCCGCACCACGTCAGCCACTACCTGATGACCCTGGCCGGGGCCCTGCACAGCTACTACCATTCCACGCGCATCCTGGGCGAGGCGCC is drawn from Desulfocurvus vexinensis DSM 17965 and contains these coding sequences:
- a CDS encoding sensor histidine kinase NtrY-like encodes the protein MASTDSIKVSVGTARERKRRQREIMLALALLVVVIVLTGVELKYFGEISSLVFLALFNINVILLCVVLFVVMRNVVKLVLERRRKVLGSKLRTRLVISFLALSIVPTVLMFGLGALFVQTSVDFWFKTQVEESLDQALEVGQAFYASSQERLERRAGHLSQSIRDGHMAWGSKAMGAYLAEKRTEYDLGLVGVLGPDRRERDWHAGGPWATVWPEIKQRVDWDGLRERPEFWSTIRPGPGADMVIGVLPVNDGASGYLVLGETIGHGLLYKLDHIVRGVSEYKQIRTMKHQWKLALYVLLAVVTLLIVMGAIWFGMRLAKELSAPVQALAEGTQRVARGDLSVRLEDQSSDELGFLVQSFNQMARDLQQSRAGLTEANLRLNQQNRELEQWGRYIEALLDNITAGVISLDSDGRISTVNKAAEDMLGLDGKAMHGRRPLELLHGEYLGMLREIFEQFMESPGSQWQRQIELTLGSRDLKLLVNCVTLRTSEGKDAGLVAVFEDITELEKMQRVAAWREVARRIAHEIKNPLTPIKLSAQRIERKFGPEIDDPVFTQCTGLIVRQVEHLQQMVTEFSAFAKLPEAKLRPGQLAPLLEEVVSTFQNSHSDIGWSLRCPEGLPPIKMDPQGLRRVFLNILTNAAEALAGQPGGQVDAVVTHDGVSGWVRVEFRDNGPGLTQEERSRLFEPYFSRKRGGTGLGLTIVRSIVSDHHGYVRAVPNSPRGSVLVVELPTA
- a CDS encoding HD domain-containing phosphohydrolase, with amino-acid sequence MTPKPTILVVEDETIVAMDIRHRLTNLGYSVADVVPTGEGAVEAARRLRPDVVLMDIMLAGAMDGVQAAGAIAQSCDIPVIFVTAYADEETLQRAKATQPFGYVIKPFDDREVHTAIEMAHYKHSNEQRRRKERKWLETTLDSVGEGIVATDARGQVNYLNAVAGRVLGLGLDEARHRPLARVLPLREEGGQPVDLLPRVLEGGCPLHAEGLVLRAPAGELPVDMTACLVADEGGEAQGVVMAFRDISGRRETMARLRSTVDRLRQTVEATVQALVLTSEKRDPYTAGHQQRVARLAVAIAARLGLADERLEGVRVAGLLHDLGKIYIPAEILSKPARLTAMEFGLMQTHPGVGYEILSGVPFPWPIADFVVQHHERLDGTGYPNGLAGEAVCLEARVLAVADVVEAMSSHRPYRAALGLELALDEVRKGRGTRYDEAVVDACLELFAAGEFSFEG
- a CDS encoding ACP S-malonyltransferase; translated protein: MNATTPLVAVNFPGQGSQVKDMGRDLAEADDRYMYYWTLAENVSRQPLREIYWGGDDHDMADTRALQPALTVAALTLWMHAAERAQAHCFGGHSLGEYPALAAAGALSVEEALELVSLRGALMAEAGGPDQGMTALLKLGQDDAEAIAAQAREATGRELLVANYNTPGQFVLSGHKAALEAAAALAKERKGRAIPLPVSGAFHSPLIAEAAAELEKRLARADWRRPKAPVFLNVTADAQADPGAIAAAMARQMTSPVRWIEINRNQYAMGARTFYEPGPKGVLTKMLGQNLDGLPADWTGHSLDTMAAVDELPAGQD
- a CDS encoding TIGR01777 family oxidoreductase, which encodes MRVVVTGGTGFIGRTLVGALVARGDAVGVPTRDPARARALLGPAVAAVAWNGRDPEPLARLLAGPRPCAVVNLAGEPIAAGRWTFARKARILESRVLAGRAVAEAASMAEAPPAVVVQGSAVGYYGPRASRSGDVLGESRPCGPGFLAEVCRQWEASSEAVEGLGTRRVVIRTGLVLGPGGGMLARMLPAFRLFLGGPLGGGGQWLPWVHLADVVGAVLWLLDDASASGPYNLCAPKAATMAGFCRELGKAMGRPSWLAVPSPVLALLLGAEMARETVLASQRAAPLRLDAGGYHFVLPDLGQALAACLDGRPEPPGGRTSPQ
- a CDS encoding 23S rRNA (pseudouridine(1915)-N(3))-methyltransferase RlmH — encoded protein: MRRIRFIWVGKLRRGWWQDAAGLYLGRIQPLTPCEEIVIKDAPAQLTPEAKKAWEGAKILEKLGPQDHAVALDEGGRTMTSAALAKRLTAWTDDPASAPCFIVGGAFGLAPEVLAACRERLSLSPMTFPHELARVILLEQVYRALAIARGLPYHHA
- a CDS encoding 16S rRNA (guanine(527)-N(7))-methyltransferase RsmG is translated as MPSPGEVASLARELGRELAAPQAGALAAYLAALMKWKDAVNLVSARDWQDALANLVADSWHLADFLATLGLPEAPRSLDLGAGAGLPGLPLRAFWPPGRYLLVEPRHKRVAFMRTALARMGLERTEVRACRAQDLPGADLPADLVLSRAFMPWRELVAFVRPMLAPGGLCVVMANQDAPDAADLPPGWALRGRAAYASGAGQRYFWALSPESMSM
- a CDS encoding DUF4390 domain-containing protein — protein: MLRYAAHSPLSAWRALARLFFALALAVAALGCPVARAADGALDLGNLTLDNHAGDITVRFGVSLPDIEGLEQELAAGTTVGLKCQATIYRRKSLWADTNVAEATLVSPLRKDALANDYILEIPGDPRPLRDKNLAALLDKGWGRLAMDLGPWESLLPGHQYRLRLEISMGRLEVPVWMRYVVFFMSFDLYKPVSYQLEFNY
- the argS gene encoding arginine--tRNA ligase, with the translated sequence MRAHDTLHSLLLACVTDMGLALPDKLTIEPPKDERHGDLATNVAMVLAKQAGRPPRELAQALADAIAARSTDIARVDIAGPGFLNVTFTPAFWQATVAQALAAEAAYGRTDTGQGRRVQVEYVSANPTGPLHIGHGRGAAVGDSLARVLRAAGYDTQTEYYINDAGRQMLILGQSVWYRMQALLGREVPEPGDYYRGDYIIDIARELLEEKGRPFFEAASEDQAVDACREKAMADILAGIRKDLEDFGVEHQVWFSERSLLERGAVDRAFERMRARGLAYDQDGAFWFRSTQYADDKDRVLRKSDGLLTYFASDIAYHDDKYERGFDMVVDIWGADHHGYVPRMKAAVQALGRGADDLQVILVQLVNLLRGGEQVAMSTRAGEFETLADVVREVGADAARFMFLSRKSDSPLDFDLELVKQQSMDNPVYYVQYAHARIHSILRKAAERGVDAGEPSAAALAPLAAAEDLRLAKLVEQFPDTVAAAAANLAPHHVSHYLMTLAGALHSYYHSTRILGEAPEVERARLLLLGAVAQVLSGGLGLLGVSAPRSM